From Pristiophorus japonicus isolate sPriJap1 chromosome 7, sPriJap1.hap1, whole genome shotgun sequence, one genomic window encodes:
- the mpg gene encoding DNA-3-methyladenine glycosylase, whose translation MGPKKRKLLAAPPQGSTGASGLCAEREPRQQREPGAEQEPRDRVSSVYFSPGTAAHGSLTSGFFNRPCVTLAKEFLGQVLVRSFADGSELKGRIVETEAYLGGEDQASHSRGGRQTVRNVAMFMNPGTMYVYQIYGLYFCLNVSSQGDGAAVLLRSLEPLQGLDAMRQLRSKRRKASGKPLRDHELCNGPSKLCQAFNITKAFDRGDLATGTELWMEPGPEIIQGADIVATSRIGIGYAGEWVSKPLRFYIKGNKCVSVVDKKAEKVND comes from the coding sequence ATGGGACCGAAGAAAAGAAAACTGCTGGCCGCTCCGCCCCAGGGGAGCACCGGGGCGAGCGGGCTGTGTGCGGAGCGGGAGCCCCGGCAGCAGCGGGAGCCGGGAGCGGAGCAGGAGCCCCGGGATCGGGTCAGCAGTGTGTATTTCAGCCCTGGCACAGCGGCTCACGGCAGCCTGACCTCGGGCTTCTTCAATCGGCCTTGTGTGACTTTGGCCAAAGAGTTTCTGGGCCAGGTGCTGGTCCGCAGCTTTGCAGATGGCAGTGAGCTGAAGGGCCGAATCGTGGAGACTGAAGCCTACCTGGGCGGTGAGGACCAAGCGTCCCATTCCCGCGGGGGCAGGCAGACCGTCAGGAATGTCGCGATGTTCATGAATCCCGGCACCATGTATGTTTATCAGATCTACGGGCTGTATTTCTGTTTGAACGTGTCCAGTCAGGGCGACGGTGCGGCCGTGTTGTTGCGATCGCTGGAGCCTCTGCAAGGACTCGATGCAATGAGGCAACTTCGCAGCAAGCGGAGGAAAGCAAGTGGCAAGCCGCTCAGAGACCACGAGCTGTGCAATGGGCCCTCGAAGCTGTGCCAGGCGTTTAATATCACCAAGGCGTTTGACCGGGGGGACTTGGCTACAGGCACCGAGCTCTGGATGGAACCTGGCCCCGAAATCATTCAGGGGGCAGATATTGTCGCCACCAGCCGCATTGGCATAGGTTATGCAGGGGAGTGGGTCAGCAAACCTCTGAGATTTTACATAAAGGGCAACAAATGTGTGAGTGTTGTAGATAAGAAAGCTGAGAAGGTGAATGACTAA